One genomic window of Paenibacillus xylanilyticus includes the following:
- a CDS encoding CPBP family intramembrane glutamic endopeptidase, with translation MATPQTGKKPSFSERRPVLAVLIIELLLLLAVFAAGAVATVKQMDYTSPVLMSFTPMAVVLIIYLTLRRRWSETGFRPLRTIPVQHAKYYIPLLLVLGTIALKGFAELTLAKVTFFIFFTLLVAFVEETVYRGLIFKTLLRKSAVAAVVTSSILFSITHMLNALSGQSMADTMLQLIYALLLGAVLALLMLKNGNIIPLILFHFIHNLIQFLSDDLQDTDTLPYDLFLLIVLAVHCVWLIYSARKEKRISADAGPAGHDFTH, from the coding sequence ATGGCAACCCCGCAAACCGGAAAAAAACCATCGTTCTCTGAACGCAGACCGGTACTGGCTGTGCTCATCATTGAACTGCTGCTCTTGCTCGCTGTATTTGCAGCAGGGGCTGTGGCGACAGTGAAGCAGATGGATTACACGTCCCCAGTGCTTATGTCCTTTACGCCAATGGCTGTTGTGCTCATCATTTATCTGACCCTGCGGCGCAGGTGGAGCGAGACGGGATTTCGTCCGCTAAGAACCATCCCGGTTCAGCACGCAAAGTATTATATTCCGCTACTCCTTGTACTGGGTACAATCGCCCTGAAGGGTTTTGCGGAGCTGACTTTAGCGAAAGTGACCTTTTTTATCTTTTTTACGCTGCTCGTCGCCTTTGTGGAAGAAACCGTATACCGCGGACTTATATTCAAAACATTACTTCGCAAGAGTGCCGTGGCTGCGGTAGTGACCTCAAGCATTTTATTTTCCATTACACATATGTTGAATGCACTCTCAGGTCAAAGTATGGCGGATACGATGCTGCAGCTGATCTATGCATTACTGCTCGGAGCTGTACTGGCGCTGCTAATGCTGAAAAACGGGAACATCATTCCCTTGATTCTGTTTCACTTCATACATAATTTGATCCAGTTCCTAAGTGATGACCTCCAGGATACGGATACTCTTCCTTATGATCTTTTCTTGTTAATCGTTCTTGCGGTTCATTGTGTATGGTTGATCTACAGTGCTCGAAAAGAAAAAAGGATCTCTGCCGATGCGGGACCTGCTGGACATGACTTTACACATTAG